A stretch of the Dyella telluris genome encodes the following:
- a CDS encoding STAS domain-containing protein: MSLTVHHDPDLDCVTLQLGERFDFSVHRAFHDACLDGRAARSYVIDLGEVSSMDSSALGMLLLLREHAGADRSEIRIVNADTSLRGTLRVAGFDKLFVLH; the protein is encoded by the coding sequence ATGAGCCTGACCGTCCATCACGATCCCGACCTCGATTGCGTCACCCTGCAGCTGGGTGAGCGCTTCGACTTCAGCGTCCACCGCGCCTTCCACGATGCCTGCCTCGACGGCCGTGCCGCACGCAGCTACGTCATCGATCTGGGCGAAGTGTCCAGCATGGACAGCTCCGCGCTGGGCATGCTGCTCCTGCTGCGCGAACACGCCGGCGCCGACCGCTCGGAAATCCGCATCGTCAACGCCGATACGAGCCTGCGCGGCACGCTGCGCGTGGCGGGCTTCGACAAGCTGTTCGTGCTGCACTGA
- a CDS encoding M48 family metallopeptidase, producing the protein MVPATYFDGRSTRATPVSVWREEAMLRWRTADRLLEWQAPLQAIEPSAGVIGLPYTLRLVDGAHLQIEHDQLPDDWFPRHHRLERLVDWLERRWPAALAGIAVIVVALAGLFEFGVPWAADRIASHIPSSLENAMGTRSLAALEGHLLLPTTLTTRQQAHYQAVFQRFVQNMHDLPEVRLHFYKAPAIGANAFAMPGGTVVFTDELAKALPDDEAFIAVIAHELGHQAHHHMMRQVLRGSGVFIVAGMLMGDVTSLGGITAGVPTFLINAHYTRGFESDADRFAFDALARDGIDPVAFVHAMQALQKAHPGLNEVEKDLRYVSSHPMTVERIAQANKASQAFRAHATGKTTAAR; encoded by the coding sequence ATGGTTCCGGCGACCTATTTCGACGGACGATCCACTCGCGCCACGCCGGTATCGGTGTGGCGCGAAGAGGCGATGCTGCGCTGGCGCACCGCCGACCGCCTGCTCGAATGGCAGGCGCCACTACAGGCCATCGAGCCCAGCGCCGGCGTCATCGGCCTGCCCTACACCCTGCGCCTGGTCGACGGCGCGCATCTGCAGATCGAGCACGACCAGTTGCCCGACGACTGGTTTCCCCGCCACCACCGGCTGGAACGCCTGGTCGACTGGCTGGAGCGGCGGTGGCCGGCCGCCCTGGCGGGCATCGCCGTGATCGTGGTGGCGCTGGCCGGCCTGTTTGAGTTCGGCGTGCCATGGGCGGCCGACCGCATCGCCTCGCATATACCTTCCTCGCTGGAGAACGCCATGGGCACGCGTTCGCTGGCCGCGCTGGAAGGCCACCTGCTGTTGCCCACCACGCTGACGACTCGGCAGCAGGCGCACTACCAGGCCGTGTTCCAGCGTTTCGTGCAGAACATGCACGACCTGCCGGAGGTGCGCCTGCACTTCTACAAGGCGCCGGCCATCGGCGCCAATGCGTTCGCCATGCCGGGCGGCACCGTGGTATTCACCGACGAACTGGCGAAGGCACTGCCGGATGACGAGGCGTTCATCGCCGTCATCGCGCACGAGCTTGGCCATCAGGCCCACCACCACATGATGCGGCAGGTGCTGCGCGGCTCCGGCGTCTTCATCGTGGCGGGCATGCTCATGGGCGATGTCACCTCGCTGGGCGGCATCACCGCCGGCGTCCCCACCTTTCTCATCAACGCGCATTACACGCGTGGCTTCGAATCGGACGCGGACCGCTTCGCCTTCGATGCCCTGGCACGCGATGGCATCGATCCGGTGGCCTTCGTGCATGCCATGCAGGCGCTCCAGAAGGCGCACCCTGGACTGAACGAGGTGGAGAAGGACTTGCGGTACGTGTCCAGCCATCCGATGACGGTCGAACGCATCGCCCAAGCCAACAAGGCATCGCAGGCGTTTCGCGCGCATGCGACAGGAAAGACGACGGCGGCTCGCTGA
- a CDS encoding YjgN family protein: MHDETMASGVYLPEIGAAAERPVVNSRTLQFHGNAEDYFRIWIVNVALSLVTLGIYSAWATVRTRRYMYANTCLGGSPFDYLARPLPILKGRLLTALIFGIYALGGQFFKPAQFAAALLIAAFMPWMIVKSLMFRARYSSWRGLRFYFTDDYAGAYKWYLGVYFLMGIPLVAMGASSLTGHPIFGALLCVIGMIALYPWIKGNQQQWMVENHHFGGKSFKFNGDMGSYYSIYGLAALVALAWFMPTTGLFGALSPLLKGQINAHTKLPPISFVLAVYACMVPLYLGVWTFVHTRMTNMLYNQSQLGTYRFRSTLAYWPMLGIYLTNGLAVLCTIGLAMPWARIRMARYRAAHLEVIGGGDLSDFVRDAFSHGDIGATATELDSLLGIDIGL, translated from the coding sequence ATGCATGACGAGACGATGGCCTCGGGCGTATACCTGCCCGAAATCGGTGCTGCCGCCGAGCGACCCGTTGTAAACAGCCGTACCCTGCAATTCCACGGCAATGCCGAGGACTATTTCCGCATCTGGATCGTCAACGTCGCGCTGAGCCTGGTGACGCTGGGCATCTACTCGGCGTGGGCCACCGTGCGCACGCGCCGCTACATGTACGCCAACACCTGTCTTGGCGGCTCACCGTTCGACTACCTGGCCCGTCCGCTGCCCATCCTCAAGGGGCGCCTGCTGACCGCGCTCATCTTCGGCATCTATGCGCTGGGCGGGCAGTTCTTCAAGCCGGCACAGTTCGCCGCCGCGCTGCTCATCGCGGCCTTCATGCCGTGGATGATCGTCAAGAGCCTGATGTTCCGCGCGCGCTACTCCTCGTGGCGCGGCCTGCGCTTCTACTTCACCGACGACTACGCGGGCGCTTACAAGTGGTATCTGGGCGTCTATTTCCTGATGGGCATTCCGCTGGTGGCCATGGGGGCATCCTCGTTGACGGGGCACCCCATCTTCGGCGCACTGCTGTGCGTGATCGGCATGATCGCCCTGTATCCGTGGATCAAGGGCAACCAGCAGCAGTGGATGGTGGAGAACCATCACTTCGGCGGCAAGTCGTTCAAGTTCAATGGCGACATGGGCAGCTATTACTCCATCTATGGCCTGGCAGCGCTCGTGGCGCTGGCCTGGTTCATGCCCACTACGGGCCTGTTCGGCGCATTGAGTCCCCTGCTCAAGGGCCAGATCAACGCGCACACCAAGCTGCCGCCGATCAGCTTCGTGCTCGCCGTCTACGCGTGCATGGTGCCGCTCTACCTCGGCGTCTGGACGTTCGTGCACACGCGCATGACCAACATGCTCTACAACCAGTCGCAACTGGGCACTTATCGCTTCCGTTCGACGCTGGCGTACTGGCCGATGCTGGGCATCTACCTCACCAATGGGCTGGCCGTGCTGTGCACCATCGGGCTGGCCATGCCGTGGGCGCGCATCCGCATGGCGCGTTATCGCGCGGCGCATCTGGAAGTGATCGGCGGCGGCGACCTGAGCGACTTCGTGCGTGATGCGTTCTCCCATGGGGACATCGGCGCCACCGCCACCGAGTTGGACAGCCTGCTGGGCATCGACATCGGCCTGTGA
- a CDS encoding methyl-accepting chemotaxis protein: protein MDALLSFMHKRPVIGLAASAVALVLTMAWPSAWLGPVLVVLLTAAWIVETRRAVPVAAPPVIQASLEHHEPVREALEEVRSSLVDELGHATRELHQAMDLLRDAVTELGGGFDGLSRKTGQQQSLLRQIIDVQGEGVSVQDFAARTGDLLEHFVDMVVQMSRESLRIVYRIDGMAKEMDAVFGLLKNVNTIAEETNLLALNAAIEAARAGESGRGFAVVAGEIRNLASHSNQFNEQIGSHVERARAAMGELRGLVGTMASQDLNVALSAKGGIDAMMAHVTESDARTSKVADQVVEINRGLGTDVATTVRSLQFEDILSQLINQTRQRLVELQDITTECTRDIQELACNPIDADLLAQRAERVRSRLAIQREKARLRSRGPALQNSMDAGEIELF from the coding sequence ATGGACGCCCTTCTTTCCTTCATGCACAAGCGCCCGGTGATCGGCCTGGCCGCCAGCGCCGTTGCGCTGGTGCTGACCATGGCCTGGCCATCGGCCTGGCTGGGTCCGGTCCTGGTTGTATTGCTGACCGCTGCGTGGATCGTCGAAACGCGCCGGGCTGTGCCGGTCGCCGCGCCGCCGGTCATCCAGGCATCGCTGGAACATCACGAGCCGGTGCGCGAAGCACTGGAAGAAGTACGCAGCTCGCTGGTGGACGAACTGGGTCACGCCACGCGTGAACTGCATCAGGCCATGGACCTGCTGCGCGACGCGGTGACCGAGCTCGGCGGCGGCTTTGACGGCCTGTCGCGCAAGACCGGCCAGCAGCAGTCGCTGCTGCGCCAGATCATCGACGTGCAGGGCGAGGGCGTGTCCGTGCAGGACTTCGCCGCCCGTACCGGCGACCTGCTGGAGCACTTCGTCGACATGGTGGTGCAGATGTCGCGCGAAAGCCTGCGCATCGTCTACCGCATCGACGGCATGGCCAAGGAAATGGACGCGGTGTTCGGCCTCCTGAAGAACGTCAACACCATCGCCGAAGAAACCAACCTGCTGGCGCTGAACGCGGCCATCGAGGCAGCGCGTGCGGGTGAGTCGGGTCGTGGCTTTGCGGTGGTGGCCGGTGAGATCCGCAACCTGGCCAGCCACTCCAACCAGTTCAACGAACAGATCGGCAGCCACGTGGAGCGCGCACGCGCCGCCATGGGCGAACTGCGCGGCCTGGTCGGTACGATGGCCTCGCAGGATCTGAACGTGGCGCTGTCCGCCAAGGGCGGCATCGACGCCATGATGGCGCACGTTACCGAGAGCGACGCCCGTACCAGCAAGGTGGCCGACCAGGTGGTCGAGATCAACCGCGGCCTGGGCACCGACGTAGCCACCACCGTGCGCTCGCTGCAGTTCGAGGACATCCTCAGCCAGCTGATCAACCAGACGCGCCAGCGACTGGTGGAACTGCAGGACATCACCACCGAATGCACCCGCGACATCCAGGAGCTGGCGTGCAACCCGATCGATGCCGACCTGCTGGCGCAGCGCGCCGAGCGTGTACGCAGCCGTCTGGCCATCCAGCGCGAGAAGGCGCGCCTCCGCTCGCGCGGCCCGGCGCTGCAGAACTCGATGGACGCCGGCGAGATTGAGTTGTTCTAA
- a CDS encoding cupin domain-containing protein: MTVSVSCSAKAALLALACVVAGPLLAQDMAKVAPNNTKVLVDNDQVKVTEVWLKPGETLPMHSHPANVVYFVTGGKTKTTTADGKVTETEHKAGDAMYSAPVTHSNQNVGSTATKAVVVELKGAK; encoded by the coding sequence ATGACCGTTTCTGTTTCGTGCAGTGCAAAGGCTGCCTTGCTGGCGCTCGCCTGTGTTGTCGCAGGCCCCTTGCTGGCGCAGGACATGGCGAAGGTGGCGCCGAACAACACGAAGGTACTGGTGGACAACGACCAGGTGAAGGTGACGGAAGTCTGGTTGAAGCCCGGCGAAACCTTGCCGATGCATTCGCATCCGGCCAACGTGGTCTACTTCGTGACGGGTGGCAAGACGAAAACGACCACGGCTGACGGCAAAGTCACCGAAACGGAGCACAAGGCGGGCGATGCGATGTACAGCGCCCCGGTCACCCACAGCAACCAGAACGTGGGCAGTACGGCGACCAAGGCGGTGGTGGTCGAGCTCAAGGGCGCCAAGTAA